In the Engystomops pustulosus chromosome 2, aEngPut4.maternal, whole genome shotgun sequence genome, one interval contains:
- the LOC140116397 gene encoding ecto-ADP-ribosyltransferase 5-like, protein MMEGFFDDQYIGCTEEMESLAPEILEKEKMASAEFEKQWNEAAEVWESSKPYLKNIPEGFKDEYGIALLTFWFLDLNISMSIINDFSRFGQDPKSFRYHSLHFYLTRALSLLRPGCGGKLVTVYKELHNFQVQMPLPPEVRFPGFGLFITNNEPKKENGDLSLIINTCFGMKMLQLSVFPLVKGLLIPMNEVFWVRSYDEVENQIIVESTYRKCSYYNCAYLGGTKSPNCSHIIRSSAPPIMKFSDAVMLPLVVAASVAISWATS, encoded by the exons ATGATGGAGGGGTTTTTTGATGACCAATACATCGGATGCACCGAGGAAATGGAGTCATTAGCCCCCGAAATACTGGAGAAGGAGAAAATGGCTTCAGCTGAATTTGAAAAGCAGTGGAATGAAGCAGCTGAAGTTTGGGAAAGCTCAAAACCTTACCTGAAAAATATTCCGGAAGGTTTTAAGGATGAATACGGGATCGCATTGTTGACCTTCTGGTTTCTAGATTTAAATATAAGCATGAGTATCATAAATGATTTTAGCCGATTCGGTCAAGATCCCAAGTCCTTCAGGTACCATTCATTGCATTTCTACCTTACCCGAGCCTTGTCTCTACTACGACCCGGCTGTGGTGGGAAACTCGTCACTGTCTATAAGGAACTccataattttcaggttcaaatgcCTCTTCCCCCGGAGGTACGATTCCCAGGATTTGGATTATTTATTACTAATAATGAACCGAAAAAGGAAAACGGTGACTTATCGCTCATCATTAACACGTGTTTCGGGATGAAAATGCTACAACTCTCAGTTTTTCCATTGGTTAAGGGTTTATTGATTCCAATGAATGAAGTGTTCTGGGTCAGAAGCTACGATGAGGTAGAGAACCAGATCATCGTGGAGAGCACCTACAGGAAGTGCAGCTACTACAACTGCGCCTACCTGGGAG gGACTAAAAGCCCAAACTGCAGCCACATCATTCGATCATCAG ctcctcccatcaTGAAGTTCAGTGACGCGGTGATGCTGCCTCTAGTGGTCGCTGCCAGTGTTGCAATCAGTTGGGCTACAAGCTGA